The following nucleotide sequence is from Pseudomonas putida S13.1.2.
CGCGCACTACATACGTTGCACCAGTTGTTGAACAGGTGGCCTGGCCATCTGTGCCTATCTCCAATTGCTCGCCAAACTCGCTCATCCATCCGATCTGTTTGGCCGGTACTCCGACCATCAACGCATAAGCCGGTACATCCTTGTTAACCACCGCGCCCGCACCTACAAAAGCAAATTCGCCAATTGTGACCCCGCAAACAATCGTGCAATTCGCCCCCAGAGTTGCGCCCTTTTTCACAAGGGTGTCTCGATACTGGTCCTTGCGCTCGATGAGCGAGCGTGGGTTGTAGACGTTGGTGAAGACCATGCTTGGTCCGCAGAACACCCCGTCCTCCAATGTAACATTGTCGTACACCGACACGTTGTTCTGAATCTTGCAGCGGTCACCAATCACGACCTTGTTGCCGACAAAGACGTTCTGTCCAAGTGAAACACCTGCACCGATCCGGGCGCCGCTACATACATGGACGAAATGCCAAACGCGCGAATCTTTGCCAATCTGCGCGCCTTCATCGACGATTGCACTGGGGTGCTGATAATGATTCATTGCTTGAGACTCACGCTGGATTGAGTTTGGTTGAACAACTGCTGTAGCCGTCCGCCCGCAAAATGTCCGTAGCGGCGCGCGCCAATTTCATTCAGATGGTGGTTATCCATGTAGATAAGCGCTCCATGCTCGTAAGGTGCGTCAGCAAAAAAGCCTGAATTGGAGAAATCCATAAAATGCACACCTGCCCTGCCCGCAGTAAGCCTTTCCAGCTGTTGGTTGGCGACGCGCCATTCACTATTGAAAGCCAGCGTTGCTGGCAGCCCAAGCTCCCTGAACCGGCGCACCCGTTGTACATCGGAGCGAAACATGGGCACTTGCCCCAGGATAATAACCTGCTTGCGTGCTGCAGCAGCATCCTCCAGAAACGCCTGGAGCGCCGTTACAAACGCCGGGCTTTGCATCTGGTACTGCCACATGCCGGCGATAATCACTTTATCCATTATCGGCAGCGCCTGCTCTACCGCTACGATCTGCGCGCGGCAAGCCTGTCGAGCATAATCAGGCAGGCGCTCTATGTCGAAGCGCGGGATAGGCACACAACTACTCGCAGTGAGGACGCGGTAAGCAACCCCCTGTTCGACGCCGGCCTGATCAAAAAAATAGTTCAGCTGAGCGGCGTGGCTATCCCCGATAACCAGAATCGAAGGGACCGTACTGACCAGGCCCCGTTTGCATTCACCTACCAATTGCCCGTGACAAATCAGCTCAGGCGCAGCATAGCGAGCCTGCTCGACCGGCACCGGGCCTACCAGCAACGTGTTTAGCCTCGCACTCAGCAGAGTAACCAAAGCGATACCGACCGCTACAACCGCAAAGCCAGGCGCCAACTGTCGGATGCTCCGCAATAGACGCGCAGGTTGCTCGATAAAGCGATAAGACAGCCAGGCCAGGCCAAACGAAGCCACCACAACAACGGATAACCACTGTCCGCTTAGCTCATACTGCCCTGTGTAATAGCGAATAAATGCCAGCACCGGCCAATGCCATAGATACAGAGAATAAGAGATGCCGCCGACCCATACCAAGCCTGAGCTGGCCAAGAGATTATTGACCGGGCCTCGCCGTGCCGCGATCAACAGTGCGGTACCTAGGCAAGGTGCGAGCGACCAGAAACCGGGGAATCGAGTTTTATCAATCAGCACAAAACTGGCTGCAAGCAAGCCCAGGCCCAGCAAGCCGAGAAGCGTCGAAACAAGCGAGGGTATTTCACGATCTCGTAGACCGAGAGCGACTGCGCCCCCCACCAGGAATTCAGGGGTGCGAGCGAGGAGCGAGAAATATTGGCTGCCCTGCGCCCCCTCCTGCACTCTCATTGTGCTCCACACTAGCAGAATGGCCGCCGTCAGCAAGAGGCCGGGCAGGCGCCATGAACGCGGTAAACAAAGCAGCACCAGAGGGAAGAACAGATAGAACTGCATTTCTATGGCCAGCGACCAGGTATGCAGCAGCGGCAACTCTTCTGCACGAGGGGCGAAATAACTGCCAAAATCTGCGAAATAATGATTACTGGCAAAAAACACCGCCGACTTCAAGCTCTGGTGAAAAAGCTCGTAGTCCGCAGCTAGGAATAGTATTGACGACACTAAGCTGACAGCCGCCAGCATTGCCGCGTAGGCGGGAACGATGCGTTTGATACGGTTCAGGTAGAAGCCTGCCAAGTGGATCTTCTGCCCCGGCTCAGTCAGTAGCGCCGTAATAATAAAGCCCGATATAACAAAAAACACAGAGACGCCGACGAACCCCGACGGGAGCCAGGTGCTGTCCATGTGGTAAATAAGAACTGCCAAAACCGCTATCGCGCGCAGCCCCTGAACGTCCAGCCGCATGTCCTTACGCGACCGTAACCAGTTCAAGTTCTTCGATAAAGTCTCATTGTTATTGGACAAGCTGACTAAGACCTTATTGGTTGTATCGCATCTGGAAAGGCGGCCTACAGGCCGCCCGATATCACTGGGGCTTCAGCGAGAAAGGCCGAGGACGAAAGGGTGCGCCTCGTTATCCTTGGCCTGCGCGATCGCGGCGCTACGGATTACGTTAACAGTCTCCACACAATGGCGGGCGTCCTCGATACCATAGCCACGCCCTGCCAGAATTTCTTCATAGCTGGTGGTGTGCAGGTCGGTGAAGCCTTCGGAAAACTCCATTTCTTCGCCATCCACAGTGATTGAACGGTAAGTTGGCTTTTTACCCTTGACCGACTCGGGTAGGTCGTCGGCATCTACCGAAAGGAACCAGCGTACTCGCGCTTTCTCGTACTCAAGGTAGCCGGCGGCCTTGTACTCAGATGAATAGTGCACGACGTTGCGCTGCAACTTGCCAAAAATGAAATGCAGCATGTCGTAGAAGTGGACACCGATGTTGGTAGCAACCCCAAACGACTTGCGAGGGTCACCTTTCCAACTCTTCAGGTACCACTTTCCGCGCGAAGTGATATAGGTGAGATCGACTTCGTATTTGTGTACACGGTTCTCGGTGGCAACCTTGTCCTTGAGCTTGATGATCGCCTGGTGATGACGAAGTTGCAGAATGTTATACAAACGCTTACCCGTTTCACTTTCGATGAGCGAAAGCTGATCGAGCATTTCTGGCGTGGGAACCAGCGGTTTCTCGCAGATCACATCGCAACCCAGGCGTAAACCCGCAGCGATATGTGGGTAATGCAGGTAATTCGGCGAGCAGATCGAGACATAGTCCAGCGCGCTCGCGGCTTCTCGCTTCAGGCTGTGTGCATGCTCGAGGAAAAATTCAAACTCTGTGAAGAACTCGCTTTGAGGAGAGATGCTGTCGATGATGCCCACAGAATCATTGATGTCGTAGGCCGAGACCAGGCGGTTGCCAGTGTCTTTGATGGCCCGCATATGCCGGGGGGCAATGTAACCAGCGGCGCCGATCAGTGCGAAATTCTTCATGAACTTTCCTTACCAAACAGGTGAACCCGCCCAGAGCCAGAACCCGGGCGGATGGGTAAATCTACTCGGAGTTCAAGCCTTGATGATATGAGCAGCCGGAGAACGGTACTTACCACGGCTGTCTACAATCAACCTGGCCTTGGCTTCGATCAGCGCATAGTCGAACTTGTCGTGGTCGGTAGCCAACAGCACAGCATCGAACGAAGCCAGGTTCTCTGCCGTCAAGAGCTCACTGCGAAGGTCGAAATGATGCTCGCGCATTTTCGGGAATACCGGCACATGCGGGTCACTGTAGGCAACCACGCCACCTTTAGCCTGGATCAACTCCATGATCTCGACCGAGGGCGATTCACGCATATCATCGACGTTCTTCTTATAAGCAATGCCCAGCACCAGGATTCGGCTCCCTTTCAACGCCTTGCCTGCTTCATTCAAACCATCCATCAGCTTACCAAGGACATACTCCGGCATACCCTGGTTGACCTCACCCGAGAGCTCGATGAAACGGGTGTTGACACCGTACTCTCGCGCCTTCCAGGTCAGGTAGAAGGGGTCGATAGGAATGCAATGTCCACCAAGCCCTGGGCCGGGATAGTAAGCGGTAAAACCAAATGGCTTGGTTGCTGCGGCATCCACCACTTCAAAGATATCGATGCCCATGCGGTCAGCGACAATTTTCATTTCGTTGACCAGACCGATGTTGACGGCACGATGAATGTTCTCCAGCAGCTTGGTCATCTCGGCAGCCTTGGTCGAACTCACTGGTACGACTTTTTCGATGGCCTGGTCATACAGGGCGATGCCTACTTCCAGGCAATTTGACGTATGCCCACCGATGACTTTGGGGATCGTGCGTGTTTCGAAGTTCGGATTGCCCGGGTCTTCCCGCTCGGGTGAGTAAACAAGGAAGATATCCTCCCCTACCTTTAAACCACCTTCTTGCACGCGCGGGAGCAATTCCTCCTCGGTGGTACCGGGGTAGGTAGTACTTTCCAGAGACACTACCTGACCGCCCCGCAGATAGGGCTTTATCGCATCGGTTGTATTGATGACGAAGCTCATGTCAGGTTCGCGATATTTGTTCAGAGGCGTAGGGACGCAAAGAATGAGGGCGTCGCACTCGCTGGCCCGACTAAAATCTGTGGTCGCCTCGAACCCTTGCTGGCGGGCCGCAGCGATTCGCTCACTGGAAAGATGCTCGATGTAGCTCTGGCCTGCGTTCAAGCGTTCAACTTTTACTTCGTCAATGTCTATGCCTAAAACGTTAAAGCCTATAGCGTTGTAACGCAGCATCAAGGGCAAGCCAACATAGCCCAGTCCCACTATACCGATCAGAGCTGTTTTACCCTTGAACTTCTCAACCGCCTGCTTCTTGAGATCTGTCATATCGCGTGAACCACCCTTTTCTATTACCCGCCTGCACACATGACAGGAGGCGGGGTGTTTAATCTATTTCATCCTAAGATGGGATGAACTCCAGCGAAACAGTACGACCGTGGCTCGAGGCGCAGACCCGCCATGAACTCGGCAACGACAGCCCGCCAACGCGCTTTATCCGTGATAGGCCGACCATCCACACTACACCTTTGCACAGCCTTACGTCATCAAGGCAGGCCCCTTGCCCTATGAAAAACGACCATCGCCCCACACGCAATAGTATTTTGACATCAATCAATATCGATGACACACCAGCGGGTGATGAGGGTACTCAAGATGGACGACGCCGAATCCAGAGGTCTCTGCCGAATGCAAACAGAACACCAGCCCCCAGACCTAGCACTGCGCTCAGTACAACGATAAGCGCCCTTTTCGGCTTAACTGGTCGGTCCGGCAGCTCCACAGCACCATCCTGTTCAAACACATTTATGCTCGAAGGGTCAATCTTCAGATTACGGTAAAACGTGACCTTTTCTTGCAAGGGACGTAGGCCACGGATGAATGGCTCATCAGAGGCGCGCGCTTCAAGGTTCGCAATCTCGGACTCCAACGCTTTGCTCCCTCGCATGTAGGTGAGCGCCCCCCCCATTGCGGCAGACACTTCATCGGTCAGCGGTTGCGAAATGACTGGTGGTTTTTCCAGGCCAATGGATTTCGCAACCAACAGCGCCTCCTTCAACTGGGCGATGCTGTCTTCACGCTCCCGCCGCGCGCTGGCTTTCTGAGCGTCAATCTGCATTTGCAGATTGTCTGCCTTGACTAACATGTCACTACGATTGCTTTCGAGCACCTCATGCTTGGCGTTGTCCGCAGCAAGCTCGTTGTACGCTACTACCCACTTAGCCGCCTGCTGAGGGTCGGCAACGGAAGCAGTGACCGTGTAGCGCGTAGATGAACCTTTACCTGCGGGCGCCACGGTCAGCAAATTGGCAAACTCGCCGTACAACGAATCGCGCGAGCCCTTACGGCTTTCTTCACTCAAGCTTGGCAAATACACATCACGGAAAAACGCGTAGCGCACACCCTCTGACTGCAATGCCTGAAGGTGAATGTCATACACATCCTTCACGGTCAGGTAGCTCAATCCAGAGTCACCACCACGCCCGAAATTCAACTGTGCAATATCATTCTGGCTGGGCGGCTCGACGAACAGCCTCGCCTCGTACACTGGCGTGGCCAACAATGCATAAGCAACGCCCGCCGCTACAATTGGTGTAGCGACCAATCCCACCCACAACCTCTGCCGCCATATTCCCTGCATCAAGTCGAAAAGTTCGATTTCATCATCACGATTTGGGCGCTGAGGTTCGTTAAGCATTTATTCTGATTATCCTAAAGGCCGTCTAACATCATTCAAAAACTGAGCTCATCCATGGTACGGGCCAAGCGCTTGATCAACAGGCCTCACCATAGAGGTGCGAGGCATCGCGCTGAGCCAATTTGCCCGCATGCTTCACGTGATTGCACCCTACCCGGAACGCCCGGTCAAGATGAATGAAACGAAGACGGCTGGAGCTCTTATGATGTCAGTGGTTCCTTGGTAGCTGCGCCCCCCCCAAATCTCTGCTGAATGATCAATCAGGAACTGAAATACGCGTACTTGATTCCCCGCGCGCAAACGCTTGCCCTAGTACGGCTGCCAGCATATTTTTCGAAGTTTTGCCTCCGTGCACCAGCACTATCTCAGTTGGCGCATGCTGTATTCCGGTCGCGAACATCAATAGGCCGATCTGATCCGCATGCCCTGAATACCCACTCAACGTCATCACCTTCGCCCGAATCTCACAAGCCTCCCCATCCAAGTCAACCTGCACACCCCCCTTCGCCCCTTCGCTAGCCTGTATCACCGCCCCCGGAGTACCCTTGGCCTGGTACCCCACAAACATCACCTCATGCCGCGGATCCCCCAGCATGGCCTTGAGGTAATTGACAATCCGCCCACCCGAGCACATGCCATTGCCGGCAATCACGATCGCCGGCCGCCCGGTGCTCTGCAGGTAATTGACCACCTGCTGGTGTCGGGCATGGGTGTCCACACTGATCAGCTGGCTGAAGCCGAGCGGGTCGCGCCCCTGTGCAAGGCGCGCCCTGGCCTCGGCATTCCAGTAGTCGTGCAGTTCTCGGTACGCGCTGGTGATGCGTTGAGCCAATGGCGAGTCGAGGATGATGGGCAGCTGCGACCAGTCGAGCGGATCGCCATCGGGCCCTGGGCCGGCTTTGCCCAGCAAAGCCTTGCGATGCAGTATGTCCTCGAGCTCGTAGAGCAATTCCTGGGTGCGGCCCAGGCTGAATGCCGGGATGAGGATGGTGCCCTTGTCTGCCAAGGCACGATCGATGGCATCTTCCAGACGCTGCCTGCGATCGCCGCCATGCGAATGCAGGCGGTCACCATAGGTGCTTTCCAGCACCAGTACGTCAGCACGCTCCGGGGGCTGCACCGGGCGCAGCAATGGGTTGCCACAAGCGCCCAGGTCACCGGAGAACACGTACCGGGTATTGGCCTGCCCCTGCTGAATGTCGCACTCCACATAGGCTGACCCCAGCAGATGCCCTGCGCGCTGCAGGCGGATGCGGCAAGTAACACCCGGGCCCTCGATCACCGCGTGCCACTGCTCGAAAGGCAGCGGCACAATAAGGGCACGGATCAAATCGATGTACCGCGCCACTTGCGCAGGCTCGCGGCTGATGCTCAGCCTGTAGGCGTCTTCCAGCACCAGCGGCAGCAGCCGGGCAGAGGGCTCGCTGCACAAGATGGGGCCGCGGAAACCAGCGGCTAGCAGTGCAGGGATGCGGCCCACGTGGTCGAGATGAACATGGGTGATGACCAGGGCCTGGATGCCCTGTATGTCGAAGCCGAGTGCCGCGCTTTCCGCACCTGGCGTGGCTTCGCTCCCCTGCTCAAGCCCGCAATCGATCAGCAGACTGGTGGCCGCATCAAGGTGCAACTGGTGGCAAGACCCGGTGACGCCCCGGGTACTACCGTGGTGGGAAAGGCTGGGATATTCCATGCTGCGCACACTCGCCGGGGCCGAAAATGAAGTGGGCTATTACTCCATGACGGCCGGTGTATGCATAGGTGAGACTTTCCTACGAGGGTGTAGGAAATTTCCTTAGTTGCTGCTGAGTGCCGCCTTACGGGCAGACTCCCTGATCTTGCGCTTGCTGCGCTGCACGCCATAGGCACCCAGCAACGGCCCGACTGCCAGGCCAATGACCAAGGCGGCCAATACCAGCACGGCAACCGGCATGGCCGGCGCGGCCCAGCCGAACAAGACCAACGAAACGGCTTGCTGGTTTTCCAGCACGAAGAACAAAACCACAGCCGCCAACAGCAGCACGAACACCGCCGCCAGGGCGCGCTTGAGGTTACGCATCAGAATGCTCCTTGATTGATCAGGCTTCAGCCTCGTCTTCTTCGTTGACCCGGTCTCGCAGCTCTTTGCCGGGCTTGAAGTGCGGCACAAACTTGCCCTCGAGGCTGACCGACTGGCCGGTCTTGGGGTTACGGCCCACGCGCGGGGCGCGATAGTGCAGCGAGAAGCTGCCAAAACCGCGAATCTCGATGCGATCACCAGTGGCAAGGCACTGTGACATCTGCTCAAGCATGGTCTTGATGGCCAGCTCCACGTCCTTGGGCGAGAGCAGCCCCTGATGGGTGACAATACGTTCGATCAGCTCCGACTTCGTCATATTTTTCCCTTCGTTATCAAGCAGCTAGATCATTGCTTAACCAGTTTGTAGCACGCTGGGAGGGATTTGAACAGGGTGGTTCTTGACTTAATAAAAAAATTCAAGATTGAAGTTTTGCAAGAATGGTCTAGCCGGCCGGGGCAGGCAGGCCTCTTTATTCTGGCCAGCACGCCCCCTGTGGGAGCGGGCAATGCCCGCGAAGCAGGCGGCGCGGTGGATGGCACGGGCTTCGCCCGTGTTCGCGGGCGCGCCCGCTCCCACAGTGATCGCGCTAGCATTTAATTACCAGTAGCGGGACCGGGCCAGCTGATGGAACTTTGCGAGCAACGCCTAGTACGCCGAGCTGGCTTCATACAGGCAAAAAAAAGGGCGACCCGAGGGTCGCCCTTTTTTACCGATCAAACAGAACTCAGTTCTGCTTGGCCATTGCTTCGCGCAGCAGCGCAGCCATGGTGGTGTCGGCAGCCGCTTCCGGAGCGTTTTTCAGGCTCTGGATGGCTTCGCGCTCTTCAGCGTCGTCTTTCGACTTGATCGACAGGCTGATAACGCGGGACTTGCGGTCAACGCTGATGATCTTGGCTTCGATCTCTTCGCCTTCCTTCAGAACGTTACGCGCGTCTTCAACGCGGTCACGGCTGATTTCGGAAGCTTTCAGAGTAGCTTCGATGTCGTCGGCCAGGGTGACGATGGCGCCTTTGGCGTCAACTTCTTTCACGATGCCCTTGACGATAGCGCCCTTGTCATTGACAGCAACGAAGTTGGAGAACGGATCGTCTTCCAGCTGCTTGATGCCCAGGGAGATGCGCTCGCGCTCTGGGTCGACCGACAGGATGACGGTTTCCAGCTCGTCGCCCTTCTTGAAACGACGTACGGCTTCTTCGCCGGTTTCGTTCCAGGAGATGTCGGACAGGTGAACCAGACCGTCGATGCCGCCGTCCAGGCCAATGAAGATACCGAAGTCGGTGATCGACTTGATGGTACCGGTGATCTTGTCACCCTTGTTGAACTGGCCGGAGAAGTCTTCCCATGGGTTGGACTTGCACTGCTTGATGCCCAGGGAGATACGACGACGCTCTTCGTCGATGTCCAGAACCATGACTTCCACTTCGTCGCCAACCTGAACGACTTTCGACGGGTGGATGTTCTTGTTGGTCCAGTCCATTTCGGAAACGTGTACCAGACCTTCAACGCCTTCTTCCAGCTCAGCGAAGCAGCCGTAGTCGGTCAGGTTGGTAACGCGAGCTTGTACGCGAGTACCTTCTGGGTAGCGGGCAGTGATAGCTACCCACGGATCTTCGCCCATCTGCTTCAGACCCAGCGAAACGCGGTTGCGCTCGCGGTCGAACTTCAGAACGCGTACGTCGACTTCGTCGCCAACGTTAACGATTTCCGAAGGGTGCTTGATGCGCTTCCAGGCCATGTCGGTGATGTGCAGCAGGCCGTCGATACCGCCCAGGTCCACGAATGCGCCGTAGTCGGTGAGGTTCTTGACGATACCTTTGACTTGCTGGCCTTCCTGCAGGGTTTCCAGCAGGGCTTCGCGCTCGGCGCTGTTCTCGGCTTCCAGCACGCTGCGACGCGAAACAACAACGTTGTTGCGCTTCTGGTCCAGCTTGATGACCTTGAATTCCAGCTCTTTGCCTTCGAGGTGGGTGGTGTCGCGCACAGGGCGGACATCAACCAGGGAGCCCGGCAGGAACGCACGGATGCCGTTAACGTCGACAGTGAAGCCGCCCTTAACCTTACCGTTGATAACGCCCTTGACCACTTCTTCGGCGGCGAAAGCTGCTTCCAGAACAATCCAGCACTCGGCGCGCTTGGCTTTTTCACGGGACAGTTTGGTTTCGCCAAAGCCGTCTTCGACCGCGTCCAGCGCAACGTGAACTTCGTCACCGACCTTGATGGTCAGCTCGCCAGCTTCGTTGTAGAACTGCTCGAGCGGGATGACGCCCTCGGACTTCAGGCCAGCGTGTACGGTAACCCAGTCGCCGTCGATGTCGACAACGATACCGGTGATGATGGCACCCGGCTGAAGATTGAGGGTTTTCAGGCTTTCTTCAAAGAGTTCTGCAAAGCTTTCGCTCATTTTAATTCCTGTAGATTCGGGCGAAACAAACGCCCATAACCACATTCCAGACAATGTGGGTTCGTTTTAAGTAAAGGAAAGCCGGCAGGACGTTGACTGGTGCCCCTGCCTGCTTTCCTGGCGATCAGATAAGGTCGCGCTGGGCGATCTCACTTCTGATACGTTGCAACACCTGCTCAATGGACAACTCGGTAGAGTCCAACTGAATGGCATCGGCCGCTGGCTTCAGCGGGGCCACTGCACGTTGGGTGTCGCGCTCATCACGCGCACGAATCTCATCCAGCAGACTCGACAGACTAACATCTTCACCCTTGCCCTTCAACTGCAGGTAACGGCGACGTGCCCGCTCCTCCGCGCTGGCGGTCAGGAAGACCTTCAACGGAGCGTCGGGGAACACGACGGTACCCATGTCGCGGCCATCGGCGATCAACCCCGGCACTTCGCGGAATTCGCGCTGACGCACCAGCAGCGCATCACGCACTGCTGGCAGCGAGGCCACCATCGACGCACCGGCGCCGACGGTCTCGGTGCGGATGACGTTGCTGACGTCCTCACCCTCAAGGATGATCTGTTGCAGCTTACCGGGCTCAGCGGCGATGAACTGCACGTCCAGATGAGCGGCAAGCCTGGCCAGCAGCTCTTCGTTGGTCAGGTCGACGCCGTGGTTGCTGGCATTGAATGCCAGCAACCGGTAAAGCGCGCCGGAATCCAGCAGCTTCCAACCCAGCTCGCGGGCCAGAAGCCCGGCTACCGTACCCTTGCCCGAGCCGCTTGGCCCGTCGATGGTGATGACTGATGCCTGCGAATTCACGACTTGCCCTCTTCTGCCACGCGGATGCCGACTTCGGCGCACAGCGCCAGGAAGTTGGGGAACGAGGTGGCGACGTTGGCACAGTCATGGATGCGGATCGGCGCGCTGGCGCGCAGCGAAGCGACACTGAAGGCCATGGCAATACGGTGGTCACCGTGGCCATGCACTTCGCCACCGCCCAACTGGCCGCCATCGATGATGATGCCGTCCGGGGTCGGTTCGCACTTGATGCCCAGGGTGATCAGGCCGTCGGCCATCACCTGGATGCGGTCGGACTCCTTCACCCGCAGCTCTTCGGCGCCACGCAGCACGGTGCGCCCTTCGGCACAGGCGGCGGCCACGAACAGAACCGGGAATTCGTCGATGGCCAGCGGCACCAACGCTTCAGGGATGTCGATACCTTTCAGCCTGGCACCGCGCACGCGCAGGTCGGCCACGGGTTCGCCGCCGACTTCACGCTGGTTTTCCAGGGTGATGTCGCCACCCATCAAGCGCAGGATGTCGATTACACCGGTGCGGGTCGGGTTGATGCCAACGTGCTCCAGCACCAGTTCGGAACCTTCGGCGATGGAGGCGGCCACCAGGAAGAAGGCTGCCGAGGAAATGTCGGCCGGCACTTCGATGCGGGTAGCCGTCAGCTTGCCACCGGACTGCAACGAGGCCACCGGGCCATTCGACTCGACCGCATAGCCAAAGCCGCGCAGCATGCGCTCGGTGTGGTCACGGGTAGGCGCAGGCTCGGTAACGGTGGTCTTGCCTTCGGCGTACAGGCCGGCCAGCAGCAGGCAGGATTTGACCTGGGCGCTGGCCATCGGCAGCGTGTAGGTCAACGCCTTGAGCTTGCTGCCACCGCGGATGGTCAGCGGCGGGCGGCCTTCCGGGCCGGTCTCGACCACAGCACCCATTTCGCGCAGCGGGTTGGCCACCCGGTTCATCGGGCGCTTGGACAGCGAAGCGTCGCCCGTCATGGTCACGTCGAACGACTGGCCGGCCAACAGGCCCGACAGCAGGCGCATCGAGGTACCGGAGTTACCCACGTACAGCGGCCCGGGCGGCGGCTTGAGGCCGTGCAGGCCAACACCGTGAATGGTCACGCGACCGTGGTTGGGGCCTTCGATGACCACCCCCATGTCGCGGAATGCCTGCAGGGTCGCCAGTGCGTCTTCACCTTCGAGGAAGCCTTCGACTTCGGTGGTGCCTTCGGCCAGCGAGCCGAGCATGATCGAGCGGTGGGAAATCGACTTGTCGCCCGGTACGCGGATTCGCCCGGACAGGCGGCCACCGGGTTGGGCCAGGAAAATAAGATCGTTGGCGTTCATAGCGTCCACATAGGCCCGGCGGGCCAGGATTTTACTGAAATGCTCGCGGGCAACCCGTGCGCGGGTGAATACACCCAGCAACTGGTGCCCGTCCCCTTCAGCGATCGCGTCGCGCAAGGCGTCGAGATCGCTGCGATATGTATCGAGTGTGCGCAGGACAGCGTCGCGGTTGGCGAGGAAGATGTCGTGCCACATGGTCGGGTCGCTGCCGGCGATTCTTGTGAAATCGCGAAAGCCTCCCGCAGCGTACCGGAAGATCTCGAGGTTTTCATTGCGTTTGGCCAGCGAATCGACCAAGCCAAAGGCCAG
It contains:
- a CDS encoding acyltransferase family protein translates to MRLDVQGLRAIAVLAVLIYHMDSTWLPSGFVGVSVFFVISGFIITALLTEPGQKIHLAGFYLNRIKRIVPAYAAMLAAVSLVSSILFLAADYELFHQSLKSAVFFASNHYFADFGSYFAPRAEELPLLHTWSLAIEMQFYLFFPLVLLCLPRSWRLPGLLLTAAILLVWSTMRVQEGAQGSQYFSLLARTPEFLVGGAVALGLRDREIPSLVSTLLGLLGLGLLAASFVLIDKTRFPGFWSLAPCLGTALLIAARRGPVNNLLASSGLVWVGGISYSLYLWHWPVLAFIRYYTGQYELSGQWLSVVVVASFGLAWLSYRFIEQPARLLRSIRQLAPGFAVVAVGIALVTLLSARLNTLLVGPVPVEQARYAAPELICHGQLVGECKRGLVSTVPSILVIGDSHAAQLNYFFDQAGVEQGVAYRVLTASSCVPIPRFDIERLPDYARQACRAQIVAVEQALPIMDKVIIAGMWQYQMQSPAFVTALQAFLEDAAAARKQVIILGQVPMFRSDVQRVRRFRELGLPATLAFNSEWRVANQQLERLTAGRAGVHFMDFSNSGFFADAPYEHGALIYMDNHHLNEIGARRYGHFAGGRLQQLFNQTQSSVSLKQ
- a CDS encoding LPS O-antigen chain length determinant protein WzzB, with protein sequence MLNEPQRPNRDDEIELFDLMQGIWRQRLWVGLVATPIVAAGVAYALLATPVYEARLFVEPPSQNDIAQLNFGRGGDSGLSYLTVKDVYDIHLQALQSEGVRYAFFRDVYLPSLSEESRKGSRDSLYGEFANLLTVAPAGKGSSTRYTVTASVADPQQAAKWVVAYNELAADNAKHEVLESNRSDMLVKADNLQMQIDAQKASARREREDSIAQLKEALLVAKSIGLEKPPVISQPLTDEVSAAMGGALTYMRGSKALESEIANLEARASDEPFIRGLRPLQEKVTFYRNLKIDPSSINVFEQDGAVELPDRPVKPKRALIVVLSAVLGLGAGVLFAFGRDLWIRRRPS
- the wbpB gene encoding UDP-N-acetyl-2-amino-2-deoxy-D-glucuronate oxidase, with translation MKNFALIGAAGYIAPRHMRAIKDTGNRLVSAYDINDSVGIIDSISPQSEFFTEFEFFLEHAHSLKREAASALDYVSICSPNYLHYPHIAAGLRLGCDVICEKPLVPTPEMLDQLSLIESETGKRLYNILQLRHHQAIIKLKDKVATENRVHKYEVDLTYITSRGKWYLKSWKGDPRKSFGVATNIGVHFYDMLHFIFGKLQRNVVHYSSEYKAAGYLEYEKARVRWFLSVDADDLPESVKGKKPTYRSITVDGEEMEFSEGFTDLHTTSYEEILAGRGYGIEDARHCVETVNVIRSAAIAQAKDNEAHPFVLGLSR
- the wbpA gene encoding UDP-N-acetyl-D-glucosamine 6-dehydrogenase; this encodes MTDLKKQAVEKFKGKTALIGIVGLGYVGLPLMLRYNAIGFNVLGIDIDEVKVERLNAGQSYIEHLSSERIAAARQQGFEATTDFSRASECDALILCVPTPLNKYREPDMSFVINTTDAIKPYLRGGQVVSLESTTYPGTTEEELLPRVQEGGLKVGEDIFLVYSPEREDPGNPNFETRTIPKVIGGHTSNCLEVGIALYDQAIEKVVPVSSTKAAEMTKLLENIHRAVNIGLVNEMKIVADRMGIDIFEVVDAAATKPFGFTAYYPGPGLGGHCIPIDPFYLTWKAREYGVNTRFIELSGEVNQGMPEYVLGKLMDGLNEAGKALKGSRILVLGIAYKKNVDDMRESPSVEIMELIQAKGGVVAYSDPHVPVFPKMREHHFDLRSELLTAENLASFDAVLLATDHDKFDYALIEAKARLIVDSRGKYRSPAAHIIKA
- a CDS encoding lipopolysaccharide assembly protein LapA domain-containing protein, with the protein product MRNLKRALAAVFVLLLAAVVLFFVLENQQAVSLVLFGWAAPAMPVAVLVLAALVIGLAVGPLLGAYGVQRSKRKIRESARKAALSSN
- a CDS encoding MBL fold metallo-hydrolase translates to MEYPSLSHHGSTRGVTGSCHQLHLDAATSLLIDCGLEQGSEATPGAESAALGFDIQGIQALVITHVHLDHVGRIPALLAAGFRGPILCSEPSARLLPLVLEDAYRLSISREPAQVARYIDLIRALIVPLPFEQWHAVIEGPGVTCRIRLQRAGHLLGSAYVECDIQQGQANTRYVFSGDLGACGNPLLRPVQPPERADVLVLESTYGDRLHSHGGDRRQRLEDAIDRALADKGTILIPAFSLGRTQELLYELEDILHRKALLGKAGPGPDGDPLDWSQLPIILDSPLAQRITSAYRELHDYWNAEARARLAQGRDPLGFSQLISVDTHARHQQVVNYLQSTGRPAIVIAGNGMCSGGRIVNYLKAMLGDPRHEVMFVGYQAKGTPGAVIQASEGAKGGVQVDLDGEACEIRAKVMTLSGYSGHADQIGLLMFATGIQHAPTEIVLVHGGKTSKNMLAAVLGQAFARGESSTRISVPD
- the wbpD gene encoding UDP-2-acetamido-3-amino-2,3-dideoxy-D-glucuronate N-acetyltransferase → MNHYQHPSAIVDEGAQIGKDSRVWHFVHVCSGARIGAGVSLGQNVFVGNKVVIGDRCKIQNNVSVYDNVTLEDGVFCGPSMVFTNVYNPRSLIERKDQYRDTLVKKGATLGANCTIVCGVTIGEFAFVGAGAVVNKDVPAYALMVGVPAKQIGWMSEFGEQLEIGTDGQATCSTTGATYVVRGNSLEKLDA